In the genome of Microbacterium endophyticum, one region contains:
- a CDS encoding GGDEF domain-containing protein yields the protein MISLGSDGGIGSAQLVVVSLCTVLIVGLGFIPRPSRATLAWALAFFVALSSAYLTVGAQAAGAETLRRIGLALLLGPPILIWSGLRSWRGARAYMWAVIPVAVVFAFTFSLPLGVDEYALAFRLSFAVVAVFCGFTIVETRRIPERRERMLLPLTVASITFIGFAISGLVSGLFPSSSSDPLALARSVNGLGILGYMICVVVSLLWLAQGTSAGQVREVSGWARFRATASERLVRARDRQEHAWALLMLRVDDIADIRDAAGEIGFSRIAARFESLVREMFPADADIGRRSAGTVVVLLPRTVPVTREHVRKLLAELSIPPTDGSLQVSASVGWTSVETAGYDFGDLERAARAGLDIAAGEGGDRWHRDRI from the coding sequence ATGATCTCGCTCGGAAGCGACGGCGGGATCGGCTCCGCTCAGCTCGTTGTCGTTTCGCTGTGCACCGTGCTCATCGTGGGACTCGGATTCATTCCTCGACCCAGCCGAGCGACGCTCGCCTGGGCGTTGGCATTCTTCGTCGCCCTGTCTTCGGCGTACCTCACCGTAGGCGCGCAAGCAGCGGGCGCCGAGACGCTTCGCCGCATCGGACTCGCGCTGTTATTGGGCCCGCCGATCCTGATCTGGTCGGGGCTGCGCTCCTGGCGCGGTGCGCGCGCGTACATGTGGGCGGTCATCCCTGTCGCGGTCGTGTTCGCATTCACGTTTTCGCTCCCGCTGGGCGTCGATGAATACGCCCTCGCCTTTCGGCTTTCGTTCGCGGTCGTCGCGGTGTTCTGTGGTTTCACGATCGTCGAAACGCGCCGAATTCCCGAGCGTCGTGAGCGCATGCTGCTGCCGCTCACAGTGGCTTCGATCACATTCATCGGTTTCGCGATCAGCGGGCTAGTCAGTGGGCTCTTTCCTTCGTCGTCGAGCGACCCGTTGGCCTTGGCGAGGTCGGTGAATGGGCTTGGAATTCTCGGCTATATGATCTGCGTCGTGGTGAGCCTGCTGTGGCTTGCGCAAGGAACATCGGCCGGACAGGTGCGCGAGGTATCCGGGTGGGCCCGCTTTCGGGCAACCGCGTCAGAACGTCTTGTGCGTGCCCGCGATCGACAGGAACACGCGTGGGCTCTTCTCATGCTGCGCGTCGACGACATCGCCGATATTCGTGATGCTGCTGGAGAGATCGGCTTTTCACGCATCGCCGCCAGATTCGAGTCGCTCGTGCGGGAGATGTTCCCCGCTGATGCGGACATCGGGCGCCGCTCCGCAGGTACAGTGGTTGTCTTGCTCCCGCGAACTGTTCCTGTCACCCGAGAGCATGTTCGGAAGCTTCTCGCCGAGCTATCGATTCCACCGACCGATGGCTCTCTTCAGGTTTCAGCAAGCGTGGGCTGGACTTCAGTGGAGACCGCTGGCTACGACTTCGGTGATCTCGAGCGCGCAGCGCGCGCTGGCCTCGACATCGCCGCGGGCGAAGGCGGTGACCGCTGGCATCGCGACCGGATCTAG
- a CDS encoding DUF4012 domain-containing protein: MTSAPTMKSRAGQVAAWALVIILAVCLAVFAWIGVRAYLAYGHLTAAQETAREVAADLSDPAIATSAVPQIADDTAAARALTSDPVWRLVETFPWIGPQLNAVSTVAAAVDQVASEALSPLVEVGTSFSLDTLRPVDGAFDTAPLEAVADAAGTSATDVGEAAASVHAIDESALLPPLQSAVSEVGDLLDETHTAVDAVAKAAVLMPAMLGSDSPRDYLVIFQNNAEWRSLGGIVGATAVIHTDGGAISLGAQASSGDFSRYDGGVIPLSDDLLAIYEDKPARYIQNVTQVPDFTLSGELAQAMWLQETGQTVDGVISIDPVTLSYVLEATGPVTLPTGDVLSSDNAVSLLLNEVYQRYEVPAEQDAFFAAATAAVFEKLASGQADPAALISALSRAGSESRLLIWNANAADQSVLDGTTLQGDLPATDDTQTTFGVYANDGTGSKMDYYMQLDSAVGWCTDGGDSSDAALTVRLRDNAPEDAANLPSYITGGGGFGVTPGVTRTVIYLYLPEGAEVVSAGTTGTVTTPGFGGGEHEGRRVLTWSSDLTPGEESTAVVRVRTPHTPSLNVQSTPTINIAATDDLAVSCEISG, translated from the coding sequence GTGACCTCTGCTCCCACGATGAAATCCCGCGCTGGCCAGGTCGCCGCGTGGGCCCTGGTCATCATTCTCGCCGTGTGCCTCGCTGTCTTCGCATGGATCGGCGTGCGCGCATATCTCGCTTATGGCCACCTCACCGCCGCTCAGGAAACGGCCCGCGAAGTGGCGGCCGACCTCAGCGACCCGGCAATCGCGACGAGTGCCGTGCCCCAAATCGCAGACGACACGGCCGCGGCACGCGCGCTCACTTCAGACCCGGTGTGGCGGCTCGTCGAAACTTTTCCGTGGATCGGACCGCAGCTGAACGCCGTTTCAACTGTCGCTGCCGCAGTGGATCAGGTCGCTTCTGAAGCGCTGAGCCCGCTCGTCGAGGTCGGAACGTCCTTCTCGCTCGACACATTGCGTCCGGTCGATGGCGCTTTTGACACTGCGCCCCTCGAGGCGGTCGCGGATGCCGCGGGAACGAGCGCGACGGACGTCGGTGAGGCTGCAGCATCCGTACATGCCATTGATGAATCAGCGCTCCTCCCGCCGCTGCAGTCCGCTGTTTCAGAGGTCGGAGATTTGCTTGACGAGACGCACACCGCGGTTGACGCCGTAGCAAAAGCTGCCGTCCTGATGCCGGCGATGCTCGGCTCCGACAGTCCACGCGACTACCTCGTCATCTTTCAGAACAACGCGGAGTGGCGCTCCCTCGGCGGAATCGTTGGCGCAACCGCTGTGATTCATACCGATGGCGGCGCGATTTCGCTCGGTGCGCAGGCATCTTCGGGTGACTTTTCACGCTATGACGGTGGCGTGATTCCCCTGAGCGATGATCTCCTCGCGATCTACGAAGACAAGCCGGCGCGCTACATACAGAATGTCACTCAAGTGCCGGACTTCACCCTCAGCGGAGAGCTGGCACAGGCGATGTGGCTACAAGAAACCGGGCAGACCGTTGACGGCGTCATTTCAATTGACCCCGTAACGCTCTCTTATGTGCTGGAGGCAACAGGACCGGTCACGCTACCGACCGGCGACGTGCTCTCGAGCGACAATGCGGTCTCCCTTCTTCTCAACGAGGTCTATCAACGGTACGAAGTGCCTGCGGAGCAAGACGCCTTTTTCGCCGCAGCGACAGCCGCTGTCTTCGAGAAGCTCGCGTCAGGTCAGGCAGATCCGGCCGCGTTGATCTCGGCTCTCTCACGCGCCGGCTCCGAAAGTCGCCTGCTCATTTGGAACGCTAATGCTGCCGACCAGTCGGTCCTCGACGGCACCACGCTGCAGGGAGATCTACCGGCCACTGACGACACCCAGACGACGTTCGGGGTCTACGCGAACGATGGCACGGGCTCCAAGATGGACTACTACATGCAGCTCGATTCCGCCGTCGGTTGGTGCACCGACGGCGGAGATTCCTCCGACGCTGCGCTGACGGTGCGACTGCGCGACAACGCGCCGGAAGACGCGGCGAATCTGCCCTCCTACATCACCGGGGGCGGTGGCTTCGGAGTGACTCCGGGGGTCACTCGCACCGTCATCTACCTCTACCTACCGGAGGGGGCCGAGGTGGTCAGCGCCGGCACGACCGGCACTGTCACGACACCCGGTTTCGGCGGCGGAGAACACGAGGGCAGGCGCGTGCTCACGTGGAGCAGCGACCTCACTCCCGGCGAGGAATCGACAGCTGTCGTGAGGGTACGCACTCCCCACACGCCCTCCTTGAACGTTCAGTCGACACCAACAATTAACATCGCAGCTACAGATGACCTTGCGGTATCGTGTGAAATTTCGGGATAA
- a CDS encoding cell wall protein: MKLIFTKASRAKAALAKTVAALVLAAAAIVASPLVASASAYPASDSAQVSSATIEQGGAVDLSVADGTFVPGETVTITVTGQNANGITFGMVRFAVETKTYSGATANAAGGLDAVSIHFPDNANGAYNIAVFSSSSPGDTVTVTVGSLPTTGFQSASLLGFWVGGGALVLAGGAIAVAATVHRQRKANA; encoded by the coding sequence ATGAAGCTCATCTTCACGAAAGCTTCACGAGCGAAGGCTGCTCTCGCGAAGACGGTTGCCGCGCTGGTGCTGGCCGCCGCCGCGATCGTCGCTTCTCCGCTTGTCGCGAGCGCAAGTGCCTATCCGGCAAGCGATTCGGCACAGGTGTCGTCGGCCACGATCGAGCAGGGCGGTGCTGTCGACCTCAGCGTTGCTGACGGCACCTTCGTTCCTGGCGAGACGGTTACGATCACTGTGACAGGTCAGAACGCCAACGGTATTACCTTCGGCATGGTTCGGTTTGCCGTCGAGACAAAGACCTATTCGGGCGCCACGGCTAACGCTGCTGGCGGACTCGACGCGGTCTCGATCCACTTCCCCGACAACGCCAACGGCGCCTATAACATCGCTGTGTTTTCATCTTCTTCTCCCGGCGACACGGTTACTGTCACGGTGGGTTCATTGCCGACAACAGGATTCCAGTCAGCGAGCCTGCTGGGCTTCTGGGTCGGCGGCGGAGCCCTGGTCCTCGCTGGTGGAGCAATCGCGGTAGCTGCGACAGTTCATCGCCAGCGCAAGGCCAACGCGTAA
- a CDS encoding endonuclease/exonuclease/phosphatase family protein: MKVISYNLRKHRAVGEIADLVESHAADVLCLQEADTTDIPAQFGGLRLADATRRNRLGLAVYYRESTFRLEEVCSMALKKSLHDRLLKPAEERMLGVRLHDIDHGRDLIVGSFHAAPLTALNSLRRHQIRSALAQLHSLGTDLPVLMVGDYNYPVFKENLGIKVRDQGYQLTLSDARTYTRYRFFRGHYDFATSTGFDISRIRTLPQGLSDHLPILVDAELDAAAAKLA; this comes from the coding sequence ATGAAGGTCATTTCGTACAACCTGCGCAAGCATCGTGCCGTCGGCGAGATTGCTGATCTCGTCGAAAGCCATGCCGCGGACGTGCTCTGCCTACAGGAAGCAGACACGACCGATATTCCAGCCCAGTTCGGGGGACTGCGATTGGCAGACGCTACCCGCCGTAATCGCCTCGGGCTCGCCGTCTACTATCGCGAAAGCACGTTCCGCTTAGAAGAAGTGTGCTCGATGGCTTTGAAGAAGTCGCTCCACGATCGCCTTCTCAAGCCCGCCGAGGAGCGGATGCTCGGGGTGCGCTTGCACGACATCGATCATGGTCGTGATCTCATTGTGGGGTCGTTCCACGCCGCCCCACTCACCGCATTGAACTCGCTACGCCGCCACCAGATTCGCAGCGCTCTTGCGCAGTTGCACTCGCTGGGAACAGACCTACCGGTGCTCATGGTGGGCGACTACAACTACCCGGTCTTCAAAGAGAATTTGGGTATCAAAGTACGTGACCAGGGCTATCAACTGACGTTGAGCGACGCGCGCACTTACACGCGATATCGCTTCTTTCGAGGTCACTACGATTTTGCAACGTCGACGGGGTTCGATATCTCTCGCATTCGGACGCTGCCCCAGGGGCTGAGCGATCACTTGCCGATTCTCGTGGACGCCGAACTCGACGCCGCAGCAGCGAAACTCGCCTAA
- the truA gene encoding tRNA pseudouridine(38-40) synthase TruA yields the protein MRIRLDIAYDGSHFRGWATQPGLRTVQGSLEGALERILGGQVRLVVAGRTDAGVHATGQVAHFDVDDTQAGRLRQRRGNQGEPADAVTELGYRVRGILGSYSDVTVTRASIAPVGFDARFSAIWRRYRYRISDYETGYDPLLRHDRTTVKGVLDLDAMNAAASSLIGLHDFAAYCKPRERATTVRTLLDFQWERDTEGVVTAKVRADAFCHSMVRALAGACVAVGLGRMDVGDAAALRDARARTSVFPVIAARGLTLTEVGYPSDELLAVRAEQTRARRRLEEERDEE from the coding sequence ATGCGCATTCGGCTCGACATCGCTTACGACGGTTCGCACTTTCGCGGCTGGGCGACTCAACCTGGTCTTCGTACCGTCCAAGGCAGCCTCGAAGGCGCGCTGGAACGTATTCTCGGTGGCCAAGTCAGGCTTGTCGTCGCAGGCCGCACCGATGCTGGCGTTCACGCCACCGGTCAGGTCGCCCACTTCGATGTGGACGACACGCAGGCTGGACGTCTACGCCAGCGTCGTGGCAACCAGGGGGAGCCGGCCGATGCTGTCACTGAACTCGGATACCGAGTGCGCGGCATCCTCGGCAGTTATTCCGACGTCACCGTCACGCGGGCAAGTATCGCGCCCGTGGGATTCGACGCCCGCTTCTCCGCGATCTGGCGGCGCTATCGGTATCGCATCTCCGACTATGAAACGGGCTACGATCCGCTCCTCCGGCACGACAGAACGACCGTCAAAGGTGTCCTCGATCTTGACGCCATGAATGCTGCGGCAAGTTCGCTCATCGGATTGCATGACTTCGCGGCATATTGCAAGCCGCGAGAGCGTGCGACCACTGTGCGAACCCTCCTCGACTTCCAATGGGAACGCGACACCGAGGGCGTCGTCACAGCCAAGGTGCGAGCTGATGCCTTCTGTCACAGCATGGTTCGTGCGCTCGCCGGTGCGTGCGTTGCGGTGGGGCTTGGCCGGATGGACGTCGGCGACGCAGCTGCGCTGCGAGACGCAAGAGCGCGGACAAGTGTTTTTCCGGTAATCGCCGCGCGCGGACTGACCCTCACCGAGGTCGGATACCCGTCCGACGAGTTGCTGGCAGTGAGAGCCGAACAGACGAGAGCGCGCAGGCGGCTAGAAGAAGAGCGCGACGAAGAGTGA
- a CDS encoding acyltransferase family protein, which translates to MTSSSSTPPRTAYYAGLDGLRALAVILVVLYHLFPGWIFRSGFVGVDVFFVISGFLITSLLLRERASTGRIALFSFWRRRARRLLPALALLLTVCSSLAWLVGGDVLVRLGQQLLSAVTFSYNWASIAEGASYFNATTPELFRNLWSLAVEEQFYVLWPLALPLFLLLPRTRARVLLAATLAVASAAWMAVLVATGGDLTRAYFGTESHGFGLLIGVALAFGLQHVLATPRQWMHAPRIRTSVEVVGGIATAALIGVALLPEVDGIASFPGVLVAASILTGIALIAGTWPGSRIGSALDAPAFRWIGRRSYGLYLWHWPLLVLLTAATVGHTAASDVPVTVGISTAVLTLACAALSYRYLEVPIRRYGFRMSLSRFFGRLRGKPTTRFGAITAITACVIALGGTSAAIAAAPAATSSEAVVAAGAAALDRAAKKVPPAPISLFPKPLPALAPIEGDQITAVGDSVMLASAPALIERYPGIAIDAAVSRSMWQGVSVLQDLAQSGQLRDHVIVALGTNGAIDSEALDSIESIVGPSRQLILVNAFAPRDWIEGVNSELARFSAVHRNVELADWSGAISPHVDLLAGDQIHPSESGGRIFCDTIDRAMKDLQRSQLARAGQDLLP; encoded by the coding sequence ATGACATCTTCTTCCAGCACCCCTCCCAGGACCGCGTACTACGCGGGCCTTGATGGGCTGCGCGCTCTTGCCGTCATCCTCGTTGTGCTTTACCACCTGTTTCCGGGGTGGATCTTTCGCAGCGGCTTTGTTGGCGTCGATGTCTTTTTCGTGATCAGTGGATTTCTGATCACGTCCCTCCTTCTCCGCGAACGCGCAAGTACCGGCCGCATCGCGCTGTTCTCCTTTTGGCGGCGACGAGCGCGACGCCTCCTGCCGGCACTTGCTCTGCTTCTCACCGTCTGCTCGTCATTGGCCTGGCTCGTCGGCGGTGACGTCCTCGTCCGTCTTGGCCAACAGCTGTTGTCAGCAGTCACGTTCAGCTACAACTGGGCGTCGATCGCCGAAGGCGCCTCGTACTTCAACGCGACTACGCCGGAGCTTTTCCGGAACCTCTGGTCGCTCGCGGTTGAAGAACAGTTCTATGTATTGTGGCCGCTCGCCCTTCCGCTCTTCCTGCTGCTCCCCCGCACTCGTGCACGTGTACTCCTCGCCGCGACGCTTGCGGTGGCATCGGCGGCGTGGATGGCTGTTCTTGTCGCCACCGGAGGAGACCTCACCCGCGCGTACTTCGGTACGGAGTCCCACGGCTTCGGGCTGCTGATCGGTGTCGCGCTCGCATTCGGGTTACAGCATGTCTTGGCGACCCCACGACAGTGGATGCACGCGCCACGGATTCGAACGAGCGTCGAAGTCGTGGGGGGCATCGCGACTGCGGCGCTCATTGGCGTCGCGCTCCTACCGGAGGTAGACGGCATCGCCTCTTTCCCCGGTGTCCTCGTCGCGGCCAGCATCCTGACCGGCATCGCGCTCATCGCCGGCACCTGGCCTGGTTCACGAATCGGGAGCGCTCTCGACGCGCCAGCGTTCCGCTGGATCGGGCGCAGGTCGTACGGGCTGTATCTCTGGCATTGGCCGCTCCTCGTGCTGCTGACAGCAGCCACTGTGGGGCACACGGCGGCATCGGATGTCCCAGTGACGGTCGGAATATCGACCGCGGTTCTCACTCTCGCGTGCGCAGCACTCTCGTACCGCTACCTCGAGGTGCCGATTCGGAGATATGGCTTCCGGATGAGCCTTTCTCGATTCTTCGGACGCCTCCGAGGCAAGCCGACCACCCGATTCGGCGCGATCACGGCGATCACAGCGTGTGTGATCGCACTTGGCGGCACTTCTGCGGCTATCGCGGCAGCGCCCGCCGCGACCTCGAGCGAGGCTGTCGTCGCTGCCGGTGCGGCAGCGCTTGACCGAGCTGCCAAGAAAGTGCCTCCTGCCCCCATCTCGCTGTTTCCGAAACCGCTCCCCGCGCTTGCGCCCATCGAAGGCGACCAGATCACCGCTGTCGGCGACTCTGTCATGCTCGCATCGGCGCCAGCCTTGATCGAGCGATACCCGGGTATCGCCATCGACGCAGCGGTATCCCGCTCGATGTGGCAGGGAGTCAGCGTGCTGCAAGACCTCGCACAGTCCGGACAACTTCGCGATCACGTCATCGTGGCACTCGGAACTAACGGCGCGATCGATTCCGAGGCGCTCGACAGCATCGAAAGCATCGTCGGGCCGTCCCGACAGCTCATCCTCGTGAATGCGTTCGCCCCACGCGACTGGATCGAAGGCGTCAACTCCGAGCTGGCACGATTCTCCGCCGTGCATCGAAATGTCGAACTCGCAGACTGGTCAGGCGCGATTTCGCCGCACGTCGATCTGCTGGCCGGCGATCAAATCCACCCCAGCGAATCAGGTGGACGTATATTCTGCGACACGATCGACCGAGCGATGAAGGACCTACAGCGTTCGCAACTCGCGCGAGCCGGGCAAGATCTGTTGCCCTAG